Part of the Clostridium sporogenes genome, TTCTGTTGAAATTATAATATAATTTTCTACAATATAATAAAATAAATTTAAGTTATTCATAAATTCACATCCTACATATTATTGTTATAATAGTTATACATAAAATATTATTTAGTTATTTACATCAGATTAATTTTTAATCTTCCATAATATTTTCTAACCTTAATAGACTTTCTAGATCATTTTTTAAATAGTGAGAAGGGTTTAAGTTTAAATCATAATACATATTTTTTCCTTGGTCTGGGCATCTTGGCACATTAAACACATGACCTAGTAGGTATAAGCTTAAATTTCTGTCTGTTATGTTACGATATTCTTCTTCTATGATTTCTAATATGTTTATAGAGTTTTCTATACAAATTTTAGATAAATTGAATATGGCGTTTTTATTACTGCCAACTATAAATTTAGGATAGGTATAAGGTAATATTAAATTTATAGAAGGAAGTAAATTTCTTTTAGGGTACTTTCCACGCCATAATAAATCACCACCCATAAAAGGATACATAGACACTTCATTAAACCAAAGCTTTAATCTAGGTATAAAATAAACACTGTCTACAGATCTGTTTTGCCTATCCATTAAATCCTTTCCTCGTCCAGACATAATACCTACTACTATATTTTTTATTTCTAGATTTTCTTTTTTAAATATAGGATCTAAAGCTTTTATTCTATAACCTTTATGAAGCAAATTATCTACCAAAATGACAGGTCTATTAAAGGATTTTAACATTCTTACTTGAGTGTTTAAGTCAAGATAGTGAGGGAATTCTCCAATTTTAAAGCCTTTCATATTAGAATAAAATATTTTTTCTGTATGAAGGGCCTTAGTTACAGTATTAGGAATTATATGTCTATCTAATATATCTCCATAGGGAACACACATAGCTTTACCTAGATTTCTAGGTGTTTCTACATAACTAGGTACATTATTTTCACTACAAATTTTATCAATCATAGCTTGATGTAAGAAGTTACTATGAAAGGATAAAATAAGCTCACCTTTATATAAATTTGTTAAGGCCTTTTGTAGCTTTCTTCTGCTTTCTAAAATTATGTTTTTAATTTTTTTGTTATTTCTATAGGGTTCTTTTATAAAATTTTCAATATCTAAGTTTAATATACAAGGATTACTCATATCTACAGCATATATAGATAAAGAATTATTAACAGTTGGGACTTTAATAAAACCTTGGAGTTTTAATATATCAACTATAGAAGGATTTTGAAATTCCTCACATTTTGGATGAAATACAGCATATTCATAATCTGTAGAGGCACAAAAGGCTAAGGTTTCAGTTACTAGAATTTGTTCTATATATCTACTTTTTTCTGTATTTTTAATATAAAATCCATCTAAAGATAACATTCTACCAGTACTGTTATTTCTTATATATTCCGTAATATAATTGTCTTTCATTTCTTCATATAATACGGTAGATCTTATCCAATGAAATAAAGAGAATCCTATTAGTTCATTTTTTTTGTCTCTTACTAAAATTATTCCAGAAGAGGGCTTTCTTTTTATATTATCTAGTATTTCTTTTATATTTTTTACTTTATATTTTAAAAGAGAAGATATTTCATTTATTATAAAATCATCTATGAAATTTAAAATTATTAATCTTAAAGAAATAGGTTTTATTATAGATTTGTCCTGGGATTCTCTTTGATAAAATCCTTTTTCATATATATATTTTTCTGCTATAGGGTCTACTAAACTAGATATATTTTTATTTTCATCTATATAGCTTCTAATTTGTGTAGAACTTATCTCTGAATATTTAGAGGACAAAGAAAAAATAAGCACATCTCTTTTTATATAAGAGATTATCTTCCTTAATTTTTCATTGTTTTTTCCCCGTTGAAATATTATATGAGAAAAATTAAATATAGAATTTGCTACATTTATATTTTCTTTTTTATAGCTGGAAGCATTTAATATTACATCACTACCAACGGCTATATATAGTTCAGACTTTGGAAATAGACTTTTTAATTTTTTTAAGTCTTTGTTATTAGCTATGTTTATAGGTATACTAGCAGGATAAATATAGATATTAAGCTGATCTGCAATTGATAAATTTAGTATATCCCTTCTCAAAAGACTAGGAAGTGTTCTTTTAGACCAAGAAAATTCATCTACTGCTAAAAAAACTTCAAATCCCATGTCCCTTAAAGCTTTGGCTATTTCTTTATGGCTTGCAGAAAAAGGATCAAAGGTTCCAGGGAAAAACGCTACTTTTTCTGCAGAAATCATATTTAAATCTCCAACAAAAAAATTGTAGTCGGATATAAATCTATATATATAATGCATACCTACAGAATTTGTAAGCATCATTAAGTTTTTATTTCTATCCTCTGCAATAAGAGTAAGGATTTTTTTCCCCGTTAGTTTAAATAATTCTGCCTTTTCTTCAAATGAATTCTCTTCTCCAAAAAGATGCTTACCTAAAGAGATAAAAGCAGATTGTTTAACTTGTATGTTATAATCACCTAAACCATTTAATAAAATTCCAAGCATATTTATCAATCTAATATTAAAAAATTTAGTATCTTCTTTAAATCTAATTTTATAAGTAGAATAATTTGATATAGTAATTCCTATAGTTTTTAAAAGTAAACACTTTAAATTTGTATTAGATTTTTTAAATTTAATAGTTAAATCCTGTATTATTTCATCTAATTCTATAGGTTGAAGCCATAGGAGCACCTGTCCTGCATAGGTTGGAATATATTCTGTAAACCTATTACCTTCTATTTCTAGTCCCCTTAGTAATTCAATAGCAATTTCATTTCTTTCTGCTAAACTTAGGTAAGGCATAAGTTCTAAAATAGCATTACCAGCTTTACTTCTAACACTTTCTATATTACTTACTTTTAAAAGATTAGAAAAGTGTATAACTGTATGCATGGCAAAAGAAGAGGGATTTTCTTTTGCATATTTTAAAAGAAGATCTATTTGTATATGCTTTTTTATCCAAGTTGTGTTGGATTTTAAATTACTTAGAGATATTTCTGTAGCTAATTTTTTATTTATATTAATATGCTTTTCAAGACTACAGTATAAATTTTTCATATTTAAATTTTTAGCCAGTTTTAATTTAAGTAAATTCTCAGTAATATATTTTTTATTTATAATAGAGGAGTTTAAATAATCCTCTATTTTATTTTTTATGCCTTGGGGTAAATTCTCCTTTGCCAATAAATTTAAAGTTTTAAGAGCTCCTAATCTTAATGATTGATTTCTTTTTTTCAATATATTAAATATAAAATCCCAAAGATTATTAGTATGCTCTGAGGAGAAATCTATAGGTATATATTTTGCAGTATCTAATAAAAAAAGTTGAATATCTACATTTTTATATTTTTTATAATCAAAATGATTAAGTACAATTTTTCTGTAATCATCTAGGGAGCTTTCTTTACAATATTTAAATAAAGATTCAATCATTGTAGAAGTATTATATCCTAGATTGAATTTATTTATATAAATCA contains:
- a CDS encoding nicotinate-nicotinamide nucleotide adenylyltransferase, whose protein sequence is MTKLNFKYLYNKISKSLKNNSWIKKQGINKEYISLHIDSLEFNKKLSKMIINHDFSAKNTLQLCKGLLESIYPIKSEEECLKEIYTYSLNKTFPHTNKIKNDSNINICAEIFLKIFCIINDFEKDCDSSNFKSKYPLNFLKDEEIEALERPHEYKKFLSNFKKDYIYEMMKLSEEVMGFNTLDHICGVHYLCVHIGRQLKKVGIPIDLGRVSGAGAGHDIGKYGCTGEDLKRVPHLHYYYTDQWFKRYNIPYIGNIAMNHSTWDLEVENLSLESLILIYSDFRVKNMETNSGYKMHIYSLEDSFYVILNKLENLDEKKEKRYKGVYSKLKDFEDYLLSLDINVDPNKNMFNKYSSLNNTEYSLMQGEEITNNLKNISIYHSIYLMHQLRDEISLETILDSARSEKDWKNLREYIRVLQEYSTYLTQKQKKQTLKFLFENLTHPEDDIRKHCAELIGKLISTFDESYMKEIPSNVELPKAEITSGDVLREYLKAMLSPPSNMIYINKFNLGYNTSTMIESLFKYCKESSLDDYRKIVLNHFDYKKYKNVDIQLFLLDTAKYIPIDFSSEHTNNLWDFIFNILKKRNQSLRLGALKTLNLLAKENLPQGIKNKIEDYLNSSIINKKYITENLLKLKLAKNLNMKNLYCSLEKHININKKLATEISLSNLKSNTTWIKKHIQIDLLLKYAKENPSSFAMHTVIHFSNLLKVSNIESVRSKAGNAILELMPYLSLAERNEIAIELLRGLEIEGNRFTEYIPTYAGQVLLWLQPIELDEIIQDLTIKFKKSNTNLKCLLLKTIGITISNYSTYKIRFKEDTKFFNIRLINMLGILLNGLGDYNIQVKQSAFISLGKHLFGEENSFEEKAELFKLTGKKILTLIAEDRNKNLMMLTNSVGMHYIYRFISDYNFFVGDLNMISAEKVAFFPGTFDPFSASHKEIAKALRDMGFEVFLAVDEFSWSKRTLPSLLRRDILNLSIADQLNIYIYPASIPINIANNKDLKKLKSLFPKSELYIAVGSDVILNASSYKKENINVANSIFNFSHIIFQRGKNNEKLRKIISYIKRDVLIFSLSSKYSEISSTQIRSYIDENKNISSLVDPIAEKYIYEKGFYQRESQDKSIIKPISLRLIILNFIDDFIINEISSLLKYKVKNIKEILDNIKRKPSSGIILVRDKKNELIGFSLFHWIRSTVLYEEMKDNYITEYIRNNSTGRMLSLDGFYIKNTEKSRYIEQILVTETLAFCASTDYEYAVFHPKCEEFQNPSIVDILKLQGFIKVPTVNNSLSIYAVDMSNPCILNLDIENFIKEPYRNNKKIKNIILESRRKLQKALTNLYKGELILSFHSNFLHQAMIDKICSENNVPSYVETPRNLGKAMCVPYGDILDRHIIPNTVTKALHTEKIFYSNMKGFKIGEFPHYLDLNTQVRMLKSFNRPVILVDNLLHKGYRIKALDPIFKKENLEIKNIVVGIMSGRGKDLMDRQNRSVDSVYFIPRLKLWFNEVSMYPFMGGDLLWRGKYPKRNLLPSINLILPYTYPKFIVGSNKNAIFNLSKICIENSINILEIIEEEYRNITDRNLSLYLLGHVFNVPRCPDQGKNMYYDLNLNPSHYLKNDLESLLRLENIMED